The following are from one region of the Equus przewalskii isolate Varuska chromosome 21, EquPr2, whole genome shotgun sequence genome:
- the ADAM33 gene encoding disintegrin and metalloproteinase domain-containing protein 33 isoform X16 has translation MGRGARTARGSPALLLLLLLVRPRWRVLGAKTFPGNTLGEPVTPHWVLDGRPWRMVTLEEPVLKLDTGLVALEAEGQELLLELEKNHRLLAPGYTETHYSPDGQPVVLVPNHTDHCHYHGRVRGFPDSWVVLSTCSGMRGLISLSSNSSYYVHPGPAGDSKDFSTHKIFQMEQLLSWKGACGHRDPEDKGGMASLSHATQIRERREAHRSWRYLELYLVADHTLFLTQRRNLNHTKQRLLEVASYVDQILRTLDIQVAVTGLEVWTEQDRSRVTLDANATLWAFLQWRRGLWVRRPHDSAQLLTGRAFRGATVGLAPVEGMCSAESSGGVSTDHSELPIGAAATMAHEIGHSLGLSHDPDGCCVEAAAEQGGCVMAAATGHPFPRVFSACSRRQLRAFFRKGGGACLANAPDSGLLLPRARCGNGFVEEGEECDCGAGQECPDSCCLAHNCSLRAGAQCTHGDCCARCLLKPAGTPCRWAAGDCDLPEFCTGASPYCPPDIYLLDGSPCASGRGYCRDGACPTLEQQCQQLWGPGSSPAPEACFQLVNSAGNAHGNCGQDSEGGFVPCAQRDAQCGKLQCQGGEQSPLRPHTEPVDSILRLGSRKVTCRGAFLLPGAQLDLLDLGLVEPGTQCGPRMVCQDRRCQNITFRELERCLTACHGHGVCNSNHNCHCAPGWAPPSCDKPGFGGSVDSGPVQPENRGTFLLAVILSFLLPLLLGAGLAWCCCRRPGSWLWQCLWGSRRAPACWGPKDGPRREHPLGSIHPVQLGPTATGEPWPLGIENSATAQQPP, from the exons GTCTTGAAGCTAGACACGGGGCTGGTGGCCTTGGAGGCTGAAGGCCAGGAGCTCCTGCTGGAGCTGGAGAAGAACCA CAGGCTGCTGGCCCCAGGATACACAGAAACCCACTACAGCCCAGATGGGCAGCCAGTGGTGCTGGTCCCCAACCACACG GATCATTGCCATTACCATGGGCGCGTGAGGGGGTTCCCTGACTCCTGGGTAGTCCTCAGCACCTGCTCTGGGATGAG GGGCCTGATCTCACTCAGCAGCAATTCCAGCTACTACGTGCATCCCGGGCCGGCTGGGGACTCCAAGGACTTCTCAACCCACAAGATCTTCCAGATGGAGCAGCTGCTCAGCTGGAAAGGGGCCTGTGGCCATAGGGACCCCGAGGACAAAGGGGGCATGGCCAGCCTTTCTCATGCCACCCAGATCAGG GAGAGGCGGGAGGCCCACAGGAGCTGGAGGTACCTGGAGCTGTACTTGGTGGCTGACCACACCCTG TTCTTGACTCAGCGCCGGAACTTGAACCACACCAAACAGCGTCTCCTGGAGGTGGCCAGCTATGTGGACCAG ATTCTCAGGACTCTGGACATTCAGGTGGCAGTGACCGGCCTGGAAGTGTGGACAGAGCAGGACCGGAGCCGTGTCACACTGGACGCGAATGCCACCCTCTGGGCCTTCCTGCAGTGGCGCCGGGGGCTGTGGGTGCGGAGGCCACACGACTCGGCGCAGCTGCTCAC GGGCCGCGCCTTCCGGGGCGCCACCGTGGGCCTGGCGCCCGTCGAGGGCATGTGCAGCGCCGAGAGCTCTGGAGGCGTGAGCACG GACCACTCGGAGCTCCCCATTGGCGCTGCAGCCACCATGGCCCACGAGATAGGTCACAGCCTTGGCCTCAGCCACGACCCCGACGGCTGCTGCGTGGAGGCTGCGGCCGAGCAAGGCGGCTGCGTGATGGCAGCAGCCACTGG GCACCCGTTCCCGCGCGTGTTCAGCGCCTGCAGCCGCCGCCAGCTGCGGGCCTTCTTCCGCAAGGGGGGCGGCGCGTGCCTTGCCAATGCGCCGGACTCTGGGCTCCTGTTGCCGCGCGCGAGGTGCGGGAACGGCTTCGTGGAGGAGGGCGAGGAGTGCGACTGCGGCGCTGGCCAG GAGTGCCCGGACTCCTGCTGCCTCGCCCACAACTGCTCGCTGCGTGCGGGGGCCCAGTGCACCCACGGGGACTGCTGCGCGCGCTGCCTG CTGAAGCCCGCGGGCACGCCATGCCGCTGGGCTGCGGGCGACTGTGACCTCCCAGAGTTCTGCACGGGCGCCTCCCCATACTGCCCCCCGGACATTTACCTCCTGGACGGCTCGCCGTGTGCCAGCGGCCGGGGCTACTGTCGGGACGGCGCGTGTCCCACGCTTGAGCAGCAGTGCCAGCAGCTCTGGGGGCCTG gctccagcccagcccctgagGCCTGTTTCCAGCTTGTGAACTCCGCGGGAAATGCCCACGGGAACTGCGGCCAGGACAGCGAGGGTGGCTTCGTGCCTTGTGCGCAGAG GGACGCGCAGTGTGGGAAGCTGCAGTGCCAGGGTGGGGAGCAGAGCCCACTCAGGCCACACACGGAGCCCGTGGACTCCATCCTCCGCCTAGGCAGCCGCAAGGTGACCTGTAGGGGAGCCTTCCTGCTGCCCGGTGCCCAGCTGGACCTGCTTGACTTGGGCCTGGTAGAGCCAGGCACCCAGTGTGGACCTAGAATG GTGTGCCAGGACAGGCGCTGCCAGAACATCACCTTCCGGGAGCTGGAGCGCTGCCTGACTGCCTGCCATGGCCATGGG GTTTGCAATAGTAACCATAACTGCCACTGTGCTCCAGGCTGGGCTCCACCCTCCTGCGACAAGCCAGGGTTTGGCGGCAGTGTGGACAGCGGCCCTGTGCAGCCTGAAA ACCGCGGTACCTTCCTGCTGGCGGTGATCCTTAGtttcctgctgcctctgctcctcGGGGCCGGCCTGGCCTGGTGCTGCTGCCGGCGGCCAGGATCTTGGCTCTGGCAATGCCTCTGGGGCTCAAGGAGGGCCCCCGCCTGCTGGGG GCCCAAAGATGGCCCACGCAGGGAACACCCCCTGGGCAGCATTCACCCCGTGCAGTTGGGTCCCACAGCCACTGGAGAGCCCTGGCCCCTGG GCATTGAGAACTCTGCCACAGCCCAACAGCCACCGTGA
- the ADAM33 gene encoding disintegrin and metalloproteinase domain-containing protein 33 isoform X14 codes for MRTADRVEAESSPQRQETPRFQVLKLDTGLVALEAEGQELLLELEKNHRLLAPGYTETHYSPDGQPVVLVPNHTDHCHYHGRVRGFPDSWVVLSTCSGMRGLISLSSNSSYYVHPGPAGDSKDFSTHKIFQMEQLLSWKGACGHRDPEDKGGMASLSHATQIRERREAHRSWRYLELYLVADHTLFLTQRRNLNHTKQRLLEVASYVDQILRTLDIQVAVTGLEVWTEQDRSRVTLDANATLWAFLQWRRGLWVRRPHDSAQLLTGRAFRGATVGLAPVEGMCSAESSGGVSTDHSELPIGAAATMAHEIGHSLGLSHDPDGCCVEAAAEQGGCVMAAATGHPFPRVFSACSRRQLRAFFRKGGGACLANAPDSGLLLPRARCGNGFVEEGEECDCGAGQECPDSCCLAHNCSLRAGAQCTHGDCCARCLLKPAGTPCRWAAGDCDLPEFCTGASPYCPPDIYLLDGSPCASGRGYCRDGACPTLEQQCQQLWGPGSSPAPEACFQLVNSAGNAHGNCGQDSEGGFVPCAQRDAQCGKLQCQGGEQSPLRPHTEPVDSILRLGSRKVTCRGAFLLPGAQLDLLDLGLVEPGTQCGPRMVCQDRRCQNITFRELERCLTACHGHGVCNSNHNCHCAPGWAPPSCDKPGFGGSVDSGPVQPENRGTFLLAVILSFLLPLLLGAGLAWCCCRRPGSWLWQCLWGSRRAPACWGPKDGPRREHPLGSIHPVQLGPTATGEPWPLGTPANCVHSTHPPIAPQALRTLPQPNSHREKPVPCSPACTPSRSSPEAKILLRGGS; via the exons ATGAGGACAGCAGACAGAGTTGAGGCAGAGAGTTCTCCCCAGAGGCAGGAAACACCCAGATTTCAG GTCTTGAAGCTAGACACGGGGCTGGTGGCCTTGGAGGCTGAAGGCCAGGAGCTCCTGCTGGAGCTGGAGAAGAACCA CAGGCTGCTGGCCCCAGGATACACAGAAACCCACTACAGCCCAGATGGGCAGCCAGTGGTGCTGGTCCCCAACCACACG GATCATTGCCATTACCATGGGCGCGTGAGGGGGTTCCCTGACTCCTGGGTAGTCCTCAGCACCTGCTCTGGGATGAG GGGCCTGATCTCACTCAGCAGCAATTCCAGCTACTACGTGCATCCCGGGCCGGCTGGGGACTCCAAGGACTTCTCAACCCACAAGATCTTCCAGATGGAGCAGCTGCTCAGCTGGAAAGGGGCCTGTGGCCATAGGGACCCCGAGGACAAAGGGGGCATGGCCAGCCTTTCTCATGCCACCCAGATCAGG GAGAGGCGGGAGGCCCACAGGAGCTGGAGGTACCTGGAGCTGTACTTGGTGGCTGACCACACCCTG TTCTTGACTCAGCGCCGGAACTTGAACCACACCAAACAGCGTCTCCTGGAGGTGGCCAGCTATGTGGACCAG ATTCTCAGGACTCTGGACATTCAGGTGGCAGTGACCGGCCTGGAAGTGTGGACAGAGCAGGACCGGAGCCGTGTCACACTGGACGCGAATGCCACCCTCTGGGCCTTCCTGCAGTGGCGCCGGGGGCTGTGGGTGCGGAGGCCACACGACTCGGCGCAGCTGCTCAC GGGCCGCGCCTTCCGGGGCGCCACCGTGGGCCTGGCGCCCGTCGAGGGCATGTGCAGCGCCGAGAGCTCTGGAGGCGTGAGCACG GACCACTCGGAGCTCCCCATTGGCGCTGCAGCCACCATGGCCCACGAGATAGGTCACAGCCTTGGCCTCAGCCACGACCCCGACGGCTGCTGCGTGGAGGCTGCGGCCGAGCAAGGCGGCTGCGTGATGGCAGCAGCCACTGG GCACCCGTTCCCGCGCGTGTTCAGCGCCTGCAGCCGCCGCCAGCTGCGGGCCTTCTTCCGCAAGGGGGGCGGCGCGTGCCTTGCCAATGCGCCGGACTCTGGGCTCCTGTTGCCGCGCGCGAGGTGCGGGAACGGCTTCGTGGAGGAGGGCGAGGAGTGCGACTGCGGCGCTGGCCAG GAGTGCCCGGACTCCTGCTGCCTCGCCCACAACTGCTCGCTGCGTGCGGGGGCCCAGTGCACCCACGGGGACTGCTGCGCGCGCTGCCTG CTGAAGCCCGCGGGCACGCCATGCCGCTGGGCTGCGGGCGACTGTGACCTCCCAGAGTTCTGCACGGGCGCCTCCCCATACTGCCCCCCGGACATTTACCTCCTGGACGGCTCGCCGTGTGCCAGCGGCCGGGGCTACTGTCGGGACGGCGCGTGTCCCACGCTTGAGCAGCAGTGCCAGCAGCTCTGGGGGCCTG gctccagcccagcccctgagGCCTGTTTCCAGCTTGTGAACTCCGCGGGAAATGCCCACGGGAACTGCGGCCAGGACAGCGAGGGTGGCTTCGTGCCTTGTGCGCAGAG GGACGCGCAGTGTGGGAAGCTGCAGTGCCAGGGTGGGGAGCAGAGCCCACTCAGGCCACACACGGAGCCCGTGGACTCCATCCTCCGCCTAGGCAGCCGCAAGGTGACCTGTAGGGGAGCCTTCCTGCTGCCCGGTGCCCAGCTGGACCTGCTTGACTTGGGCCTGGTAGAGCCAGGCACCCAGTGTGGACCTAGAATG GTGTGCCAGGACAGGCGCTGCCAGAACATCACCTTCCGGGAGCTGGAGCGCTGCCTGACTGCCTGCCATGGCCATGGG GTTTGCAATAGTAACCATAACTGCCACTGTGCTCCAGGCTGGGCTCCACCCTCCTGCGACAAGCCAGGGTTTGGCGGCAGTGTGGACAGCGGCCCTGTGCAGCCTGAAA ACCGCGGTACCTTCCTGCTGGCGGTGATCCTTAGtttcctgctgcctctgctcctcGGGGCCGGCCTGGCCTGGTGCTGCTGCCGGCGGCCAGGATCTTGGCTCTGGCAATGCCTCTGGGGCTCAAGGAGGGCCCCCGCCTGCTGGGG GCCCAAAGATGGCCCACGCAGGGAACACCCCCTGGGCAGCATTCACCCCGTGCAGTTGGGTCCCACAGCCACTGGAGAGCCCTGGCCCCTGG GGACTCCTGCCAACTGTGTTCACAGCACCCATCCGCCCATTGCTCCACAGGCATTGAGAACTCTGCCACAGCCCAACAGCCACCGTGAGAAGCCTGTGCCCTGTAGTCCTGCCTGCACCCCAAG CAGGTCAAGTCCGGAAGCCAAGATCCTATTGAGAGGGGGCTCCTGA
- the ADAM33 gene encoding disintegrin and metalloproteinase domain-containing protein 33 isoform X20, giving the protein MRTADRVEAESSPQRQETPRFQVLKLDTGLVALEAEGQELLLELEKNQGLISLSSNSSYYVHPGPAGDSKDFSTHKIFQMEQLLSWKGACGHRDPEDKGGMASLSHATQIRERREAHRSWRYLELYLVADHTLFLTQRRNLNHTKQRLLEVASYVDQILRTLDIQVAVTGLEVWTEQDRSRVTLDANATLWAFLQWRRGLWVRRPHDSAQLLTGRAFRGATVGLAPVEGMCSAESSGGVSTDHSELPIGAAATMAHEIGHSLGLSHDPDGCCVEAAAEQGGCVMAAATGHPFPRVFSACSRRQLRAFFRKGGGACLANAPDSGLLLPRARCGNGFVEEGEECDCGAGQECPDSCCLAHNCSLRAGAQCTHGDCCARCLLKPAGTPCRWAAGDCDLPEFCTGASPYCPPDIYLLDGSPCASGRGYCRDGACPTLEQQCQQLWGPGSSPAPEACFQLVNSAGNAHGNCGQDSEGGFVPCAQRDAQCGKLQCQGGEQSPLRPHTEPVDSILRLGSRKVTCRGAFLLPGAQLDLLDLGLVEPGTQCGPRMVCQDRRCQNITFRELERCLTACHGHGVCNSNHNCHCAPGWAPPSCDKPGFGGSVDSGPVQPENRGTFLLAVILSFLLPLLLGAGLAWCCCRRPGSWLWQCLWGSRRAPACWGPKDGPRREHPLGSIHPVQLGPTATGEPWPLGTPANCVHSTHPPIAPQALRTLPQPNSHREKPVPCSPACTPSRSSPEAKILLRGGS; this is encoded by the exons ATGAGGACAGCAGACAGAGTTGAGGCAGAGAGTTCTCCCCAGAGGCAGGAAACACCCAGATTTCAG GTCTTGAAGCTAGACACGGGGCTGGTGGCCTTGGAGGCTGAAGGCCAGGAGCTCCTGCTGGAGCTGGAGAAGAACCA GGGCCTGATCTCACTCAGCAGCAATTCCAGCTACTACGTGCATCCCGGGCCGGCTGGGGACTCCAAGGACTTCTCAACCCACAAGATCTTCCAGATGGAGCAGCTGCTCAGCTGGAAAGGGGCCTGTGGCCATAGGGACCCCGAGGACAAAGGGGGCATGGCCAGCCTTTCTCATGCCACCCAGATCAGG GAGAGGCGGGAGGCCCACAGGAGCTGGAGGTACCTGGAGCTGTACTTGGTGGCTGACCACACCCTG TTCTTGACTCAGCGCCGGAACTTGAACCACACCAAACAGCGTCTCCTGGAGGTGGCCAGCTATGTGGACCAG ATTCTCAGGACTCTGGACATTCAGGTGGCAGTGACCGGCCTGGAAGTGTGGACAGAGCAGGACCGGAGCCGTGTCACACTGGACGCGAATGCCACCCTCTGGGCCTTCCTGCAGTGGCGCCGGGGGCTGTGGGTGCGGAGGCCACACGACTCGGCGCAGCTGCTCAC GGGCCGCGCCTTCCGGGGCGCCACCGTGGGCCTGGCGCCCGTCGAGGGCATGTGCAGCGCCGAGAGCTCTGGAGGCGTGAGCACG GACCACTCGGAGCTCCCCATTGGCGCTGCAGCCACCATGGCCCACGAGATAGGTCACAGCCTTGGCCTCAGCCACGACCCCGACGGCTGCTGCGTGGAGGCTGCGGCCGAGCAAGGCGGCTGCGTGATGGCAGCAGCCACTGG GCACCCGTTCCCGCGCGTGTTCAGCGCCTGCAGCCGCCGCCAGCTGCGGGCCTTCTTCCGCAAGGGGGGCGGCGCGTGCCTTGCCAATGCGCCGGACTCTGGGCTCCTGTTGCCGCGCGCGAGGTGCGGGAACGGCTTCGTGGAGGAGGGCGAGGAGTGCGACTGCGGCGCTGGCCAG GAGTGCCCGGACTCCTGCTGCCTCGCCCACAACTGCTCGCTGCGTGCGGGGGCCCAGTGCACCCACGGGGACTGCTGCGCGCGCTGCCTG CTGAAGCCCGCGGGCACGCCATGCCGCTGGGCTGCGGGCGACTGTGACCTCCCAGAGTTCTGCACGGGCGCCTCCCCATACTGCCCCCCGGACATTTACCTCCTGGACGGCTCGCCGTGTGCCAGCGGCCGGGGCTACTGTCGGGACGGCGCGTGTCCCACGCTTGAGCAGCAGTGCCAGCAGCTCTGGGGGCCTG gctccagcccagcccctgagGCCTGTTTCCAGCTTGTGAACTCCGCGGGAAATGCCCACGGGAACTGCGGCCAGGACAGCGAGGGTGGCTTCGTGCCTTGTGCGCAGAG GGACGCGCAGTGTGGGAAGCTGCAGTGCCAGGGTGGGGAGCAGAGCCCACTCAGGCCACACACGGAGCCCGTGGACTCCATCCTCCGCCTAGGCAGCCGCAAGGTGACCTGTAGGGGAGCCTTCCTGCTGCCCGGTGCCCAGCTGGACCTGCTTGACTTGGGCCTGGTAGAGCCAGGCACCCAGTGTGGACCTAGAATG GTGTGCCAGGACAGGCGCTGCCAGAACATCACCTTCCGGGAGCTGGAGCGCTGCCTGACTGCCTGCCATGGCCATGGG GTTTGCAATAGTAACCATAACTGCCACTGTGCTCCAGGCTGGGCTCCACCCTCCTGCGACAAGCCAGGGTTTGGCGGCAGTGTGGACAGCGGCCCTGTGCAGCCTGAAA ACCGCGGTACCTTCCTGCTGGCGGTGATCCTTAGtttcctgctgcctctgctcctcGGGGCCGGCCTGGCCTGGTGCTGCTGCCGGCGGCCAGGATCTTGGCTCTGGCAATGCCTCTGGGGCTCAAGGAGGGCCCCCGCCTGCTGGGG GCCCAAAGATGGCCCACGCAGGGAACACCCCCTGGGCAGCATTCACCCCGTGCAGTTGGGTCCCACAGCCACTGGAGAGCCCTGGCCCCTGG GGACTCCTGCCAACTGTGTTCACAGCACCCATCCGCCCATTGCTCCACAGGCATTGAGAACTCTGCCACAGCCCAACAGCCACCGTGAGAAGCCTGTGCCCTGTAGTCCTGCCTGCACCCCAAG CAGGTCAAGTCCGGAAGCCAAGATCCTATTGAGAGGGGGCTCCTGA
- the ADAM33 gene encoding disintegrin and metalloproteinase domain-containing protein 33 isoform X15 has product MRTADRVEAESSPQRQETPRFQVLKLDTGLVALEAEGQELLLELEKNQLLAPGYTETHYSPDGQPVVLVPNHTDHCHYHGRVRGFPDSWVVLSTCSGMRGLISLSSNSSYYVHPGPAGDSKDFSTHKIFQMEQLLSWKGACGHRDPEDKGGMASLSHATQIRERREAHRSWRYLELYLVADHTLFLTQRRNLNHTKQRLLEVASYVDQILRTLDIQVAVTGLEVWTEQDRSRVTLDANATLWAFLQWRRGLWVRRPHDSAQLLTGRAFRGATVGLAPVEGMCSAESSGGVSTDHSELPIGAAATMAHEIGHSLGLSHDPDGCCVEAAAEQGGCVMAAATGHPFPRVFSACSRRQLRAFFRKGGGACLANAPDSGLLLPRARCGNGFVEEGEECDCGAGQECPDSCCLAHNCSLRAGAQCTHGDCCARCLLKPAGTPCRWAAGDCDLPEFCTGASPYCPPDIYLLDGSPCASGRGYCRDGACPTLEQQCQQLWGPGSSPAPEACFQLVNSAGNAHGNCGQDSEGGFVPCAQRDAQCGKLQCQGGEQSPLRPHTEPVDSILRLGSRKVTCRGAFLLPGAQLDLLDLGLVEPGTQCGPRMVCQDRRCQNITFRELERCLTACHGHGVCNSNHNCHCAPGWAPPSCDKPGFGGSVDSGPVQPENRGTFLLAVILSFLLPLLLGAGLAWCCCRRPGSWLWQCLWGSRRAPACWGPKDGPRREHPLGSIHPVQLGPTATGEPWPLGTPANCVHSTHPPIAPQALRTLPQPNSHREKPVPCSPACTPSRSSPEAKILLRGGS; this is encoded by the exons ATGAGGACAGCAGACAGAGTTGAGGCAGAGAGTTCTCCCCAGAGGCAGGAAACACCCAGATTTCAG GTCTTGAAGCTAGACACGGGGCTGGTGGCCTTGGAGGCTGAAGGCCAGGAGCTCCTGCTGGAGCTGGAGAAGAACCA GCTGCTGGCCCCAGGATACACAGAAACCCACTACAGCCCAGATGGGCAGCCAGTGGTGCTGGTCCCCAACCACACG GATCATTGCCATTACCATGGGCGCGTGAGGGGGTTCCCTGACTCCTGGGTAGTCCTCAGCACCTGCTCTGGGATGAG GGGCCTGATCTCACTCAGCAGCAATTCCAGCTACTACGTGCATCCCGGGCCGGCTGGGGACTCCAAGGACTTCTCAACCCACAAGATCTTCCAGATGGAGCAGCTGCTCAGCTGGAAAGGGGCCTGTGGCCATAGGGACCCCGAGGACAAAGGGGGCATGGCCAGCCTTTCTCATGCCACCCAGATCAGG GAGAGGCGGGAGGCCCACAGGAGCTGGAGGTACCTGGAGCTGTACTTGGTGGCTGACCACACCCTG TTCTTGACTCAGCGCCGGAACTTGAACCACACCAAACAGCGTCTCCTGGAGGTGGCCAGCTATGTGGACCAG ATTCTCAGGACTCTGGACATTCAGGTGGCAGTGACCGGCCTGGAAGTGTGGACAGAGCAGGACCGGAGCCGTGTCACACTGGACGCGAATGCCACCCTCTGGGCCTTCCTGCAGTGGCGCCGGGGGCTGTGGGTGCGGAGGCCACACGACTCGGCGCAGCTGCTCAC GGGCCGCGCCTTCCGGGGCGCCACCGTGGGCCTGGCGCCCGTCGAGGGCATGTGCAGCGCCGAGAGCTCTGGAGGCGTGAGCACG GACCACTCGGAGCTCCCCATTGGCGCTGCAGCCACCATGGCCCACGAGATAGGTCACAGCCTTGGCCTCAGCCACGACCCCGACGGCTGCTGCGTGGAGGCTGCGGCCGAGCAAGGCGGCTGCGTGATGGCAGCAGCCACTGG GCACCCGTTCCCGCGCGTGTTCAGCGCCTGCAGCCGCCGCCAGCTGCGGGCCTTCTTCCGCAAGGGGGGCGGCGCGTGCCTTGCCAATGCGCCGGACTCTGGGCTCCTGTTGCCGCGCGCGAGGTGCGGGAACGGCTTCGTGGAGGAGGGCGAGGAGTGCGACTGCGGCGCTGGCCAG GAGTGCCCGGACTCCTGCTGCCTCGCCCACAACTGCTCGCTGCGTGCGGGGGCCCAGTGCACCCACGGGGACTGCTGCGCGCGCTGCCTG CTGAAGCCCGCGGGCACGCCATGCCGCTGGGCTGCGGGCGACTGTGACCTCCCAGAGTTCTGCACGGGCGCCTCCCCATACTGCCCCCCGGACATTTACCTCCTGGACGGCTCGCCGTGTGCCAGCGGCCGGGGCTACTGTCGGGACGGCGCGTGTCCCACGCTTGAGCAGCAGTGCCAGCAGCTCTGGGGGCCTG gctccagcccagcccctgagGCCTGTTTCCAGCTTGTGAACTCCGCGGGAAATGCCCACGGGAACTGCGGCCAGGACAGCGAGGGTGGCTTCGTGCCTTGTGCGCAGAG GGACGCGCAGTGTGGGAAGCTGCAGTGCCAGGGTGGGGAGCAGAGCCCACTCAGGCCACACACGGAGCCCGTGGACTCCATCCTCCGCCTAGGCAGCCGCAAGGTGACCTGTAGGGGAGCCTTCCTGCTGCCCGGTGCCCAGCTGGACCTGCTTGACTTGGGCCTGGTAGAGCCAGGCACCCAGTGTGGACCTAGAATG GTGTGCCAGGACAGGCGCTGCCAGAACATCACCTTCCGGGAGCTGGAGCGCTGCCTGACTGCCTGCCATGGCCATGGG GTTTGCAATAGTAACCATAACTGCCACTGTGCTCCAGGCTGGGCTCCACCCTCCTGCGACAAGCCAGGGTTTGGCGGCAGTGTGGACAGCGGCCCTGTGCAGCCTGAAA ACCGCGGTACCTTCCTGCTGGCGGTGATCCTTAGtttcctgctgcctctgctcctcGGGGCCGGCCTGGCCTGGTGCTGCTGCCGGCGGCCAGGATCTTGGCTCTGGCAATGCCTCTGGGGCTCAAGGAGGGCCCCCGCCTGCTGGGG GCCCAAAGATGGCCCACGCAGGGAACACCCCCTGGGCAGCATTCACCCCGTGCAGTTGGGTCCCACAGCCACTGGAGAGCCCTGGCCCCTGG GGACTCCTGCCAACTGTGTTCACAGCACCCATCCGCCCATTGCTCCACAGGCATTGAGAACTCTGCCACAGCCCAACAGCCACCGTGAGAAGCCTGTGCCCTGTAGTCCTGCCTGCACCCCAAG CAGGTCAAGTCCGGAAGCCAAGATCCTATTGAGAGGGGGCTCCTGA